Proteins encoded within one genomic window of Amorphoplanes friuliensis DSM 7358:
- a CDS encoding sigma factor-like helix-turn-helix DNA-binding protein, whose amino-acid sequence MGRHAADRPGNLPLHADLFSPTPGSAAERAAQSRAAAAFETLVGPHREAVADYVHRLTGGDEALAGSVLKETFYRAAQDPARYPQRASGVRPWLVLTARTVLRDGERFAPAGHDDRPPAVVPARGPQAATTIAGAMDDLASAHRDVLVELFYRGVSLEEAAAVRGVPVEELKSRLYFAMRSLRVVLDQHLADRHDPGTGYRR is encoded by the coding sequence ATGGGCCGCCACGCGGCCGACCGGCCGGGAAACCTGCCGCTGCACGCCGACCTGTTCTCACCGACTCCGGGCAGTGCCGCCGAGCGGGCCGCGCAGTCCCGCGCCGCCGCGGCGTTCGAGACTCTGGTGGGACCACACCGGGAAGCGGTCGCCGACTACGTGCACCGGCTGACCGGCGGCGACGAGGCACTGGCCGGAAGTGTGCTCAAGGAGACCTTCTACCGCGCCGCTCAGGACCCGGCCCGCTACCCCCAGCGTGCGTCCGGGGTCCGTCCGTGGCTCGTGCTCACTGCCCGCACGGTGCTGCGCGACGGTGAGCGGTTCGCCCCGGCCGGGCACGACGATCGGCCCCCCGCCGTCGTGCCCGCCCGGGGCCCGCAGGCCGCGACGACGATCGCCGGCGCCATGGACGATCTCGCCTCGGCCCACCGGGACGTCCTGGTCGAGCTCTTCTACCGCGGTGTCTCGCTCGAGGAGGCCGCCGCCGTCCGCGGTGTGCCCGTCGAGGAACTCAAGTCGCGGCTCTACTTCGCCATGCGGTCCCTGCGGGTCGTGCTCGATCAGCACCTGGCCGACCGGCACGACCCGGGGACCGGTTACCGCAGGTAG
- a CDS encoding VOC family protein produces the protein MPGFASLAMLNLDAEDPAALATFYSQVLGWDVLHSTAEYAMIGDGSTSIGFGQVPGYSAPGWPGETTPKRYHLDFYVDDLDKAEEQALALGATKPSEQPTPDRWRVLLDPAGHPFDICLRS, from the coding sequence ATGCCCGGCTTCGCTTCCCTGGCCATGCTCAACCTCGACGCCGAGGACCCGGCCGCCCTGGCCACGTTCTACTCACAGGTGCTGGGCTGGGACGTTCTGCACAGCACGGCCGAGTACGCCATGATCGGCGACGGCTCGACCAGCATCGGCTTCGGCCAGGTCCCCGGTTACTCCGCACCCGGCTGGCCCGGCGAAACCACCCCGAAGCGCTACCACCTGGACTTCTACGTCGACGACCTGGACAAGGCCGAGGAGCAGGCCCTGGCGCTGGGCGCCACCAAGCCGTCGGAGCAGCCGACCCCGGACCGCTGGCGGGTGCTGCTCGACCCGGCCGGCCACCCGTTCGACATCTGCCTGCGTTCCTGA
- a CDS encoding ATP-binding protein, whose product MSTATTARGSLGNLPAEVTSFVGRRQEMTGVRRMLSTSRLVTLTGAGGVGKTRLAQRAGLELRRAFPDGVWLVELAELRDPDLVAVTVAEALGVREESVSPDAPGLAGFLAGKQALLILDNCEHLVGACADLTETLLRACPRLRILVTSRQALRITGEATLTVHPLSVPEPDVDCTPADLSRYESASLLVERATAVLPGFTVTDANCSTITALCQALEGMPLAIELAVARLRVLSLDQILERLTDRYRLLTAGARNAPARQQTLRALIDWSWDLCSEQERVLWSRLSVFSGGFELDAAEQVCADDTLPAEAILDLIASLVDKSVISRTGDGARARYKMLEVVREYGAARLGGAGEHPAIARRHCDWFADLAAYGDAHWVSPDQAALMLKLRHEQANLRVALEYAVSEGPPERALRFAADLQNHWFVRGFLSEGRHWLDRALALPPPRHWTRVKALRVASWIACVQGDRDRAEALLADAKALAATLPPSPERAFIPVVEGNIAMFGGDQARALPLFEQALTGFRELHSLSGEMWTLAVLGLARGLATDDPTRGYPDLMACRDLAAASGEVWWRSFAMWALSVLRWRAGDTAGAAVAAKESLEVGKLVEDEQFGVGLSLESLGWVAGSEHRDQRAAQLLGASERMWRAMHASLSSFRSLHDFHDESMSQIRARLGDRAFDAAFRRGAELTTAEAVALALERSGRAAVPGQRVSPPAAPPAAAPEVTEARLVDLGLTRREREVVTLIAAGLSNREIAARLVVAQRTAEGHVENILSKLGFTSRAQVAGWLATQRDT is encoded by the coding sequence ATGAGCACCGCCACGACCGCGCGCGGTTCCCTCGGCAACCTGCCCGCCGAGGTGACCAGCTTCGTCGGCCGGCGGCAGGAGATGACCGGCGTCCGGCGCATGCTCTCCACCAGCCGGCTGGTCACTCTGACCGGCGCCGGCGGTGTCGGCAAGACCCGGCTCGCGCAGCGGGCCGGACTGGAGCTGCGCCGCGCCTTCCCCGACGGTGTGTGGCTCGTCGAACTGGCCGAGCTGCGTGATCCCGACCTGGTCGCGGTGACCGTGGCCGAGGCGCTCGGTGTCCGCGAGGAGTCGGTCAGCCCGGACGCGCCGGGCCTGGCCGGCTTCCTGGCGGGCAAGCAGGCGCTGCTGATCCTCGACAACTGCGAGCACCTCGTCGGCGCCTGCGCCGATCTCACCGAGACCCTGCTCCGCGCCTGTCCCCGCCTGCGGATCCTGGTCACGAGCAGGCAGGCGCTGCGGATCACGGGTGAGGCCACGCTGACCGTGCACCCGCTGTCGGTGCCGGAGCCCGACGTCGACTGCACCCCCGCGGACCTGTCCCGGTACGAGTCGGCCAGCCTGCTCGTCGAACGCGCGACCGCGGTGCTGCCCGGCTTCACGGTCACGGACGCCAACTGCTCCACGATCACCGCGCTGTGCCAGGCGCTCGAGGGCATGCCGCTGGCGATCGAGCTGGCCGTGGCCCGGCTCCGGGTGCTCTCCCTGGACCAGATCCTCGAACGCCTGACCGACCGTTATCGCCTGCTGACCGCGGGCGCCCGCAACGCACCGGCCCGCCAGCAGACCCTCCGTGCGCTGATCGACTGGAGCTGGGACCTCTGCTCCGAGCAGGAACGGGTCCTGTGGTCACGGCTGTCGGTCTTCTCGGGCGGCTTCGAGCTCGACGCCGCGGAGCAGGTCTGCGCCGACGACACCCTCCCGGCGGAGGCGATCCTGGACCTCATCGCGTCGCTGGTCGACAAGTCCGTCATCTCCCGCACCGGCGACGGCGCCCGGGCGCGCTACAAGATGCTCGAGGTCGTCCGCGAGTACGGCGCGGCACGGCTCGGTGGTGCGGGTGAACACCCCGCGATCGCGCGGAGGCACTGCGACTGGTTCGCCGATCTGGCCGCGTACGGGGATGCGCACTGGGTGAGTCCCGACCAGGCCGCGCTGATGCTGAAGCTCCGCCACGAGCAGGCCAATCTCCGGGTCGCCCTGGAGTACGCCGTGAGCGAGGGCCCGCCGGAGCGGGCGCTGCGGTTCGCCGCCGACCTGCAGAACCACTGGTTCGTCCGGGGGTTCCTCTCCGAGGGCCGGCACTGGCTGGACCGGGCACTCGCGCTGCCCCCTCCGCGGCACTGGACGCGGGTGAAGGCGCTGCGGGTGGCCTCGTGGATCGCCTGCGTGCAGGGTGACCGGGACCGGGCCGAGGCGCTGCTGGCCGACGCCAAGGCGCTGGCCGCGACGCTGCCGCCGTCCCCGGAGCGGGCGTTCATTCCGGTGGTCGAGGGCAACATCGCGATGTTCGGCGGTGACCAGGCGCGGGCGCTGCCGCTCTTCGAGCAGGCGCTGACCGGCTTCCGGGAGCTGCATTCGCTCAGCGGCGAGATGTGGACCCTCGCGGTCCTCGGGCTGGCCCGCGGTCTGGCCACCGACGATCCCACCAGGGGTTATCCGGATCTGATGGCCTGCCGCGACCTGGCGGCGGCCTCCGGTGAGGTCTGGTGGCGGTCGTTTGCGATGTGGGCGCTGAGCGTGCTGCGCTGGCGGGCCGGTGACACGGCCGGCGCCGCGGTGGCGGCCAAGGAGAGCCTGGAGGTCGGCAAGCTCGTCGAGGACGAGCAGTTCGGTGTCGGGCTGTCGCTGGAGTCGCTGGGCTGGGTGGCCGGCAGTGAGCACCGCGACCAGCGGGCGGCCCAGCTGCTCGGCGCGTCGGAGCGCATGTGGCGGGCGATGCACGCGTCTCTGTCGTCGTTCCGCAGCCTGCACGACTTCCACGACGAGTCGATGTCGCAGATCCGCGCCCGCCTGGGTGACCGCGCCTTCGACGCCGCGTTCCGGCGCGGCGCCGAGCTGACCACGGCCGAGGCGGTGGCGCTCGCCCTGGAACGATCCGGCCGCGCCGCCGTGCCCGGCCAGCGTGTCTCCCCGCCCGCCGCCCCGCCCGCCGCGGCCCCCGAGGTCACCGAGGCCCGGCTGGTCGACCTGGGCTTGACCCGCCGCGAACGGGAGGTCGTCACGCTGATCGCGGCGGGCCTGAGCAACCGCGAGATCGCGGCCCGGCTGGTGGTGGCCCAGCGCACCGCGGAGGGCCACGTGGAGAACATCCTGAGCAAGCTCGGGTTCACCTCTCGCGCTCAGGTGGCCGGCTGGCTGGCAACGCAGCGGGATACCTGA
- a CDS encoding MFS transporter — MRRLWTVVSGNSDLRLLLGANLISLIGDWILRTGIAYQIYVLTGSTLASAAAVLASLVPQLLLGSVAGVYVDRWDRRRTMAVTNLLMAAALLPLLVVQDTGQAWVVYLVIAVQSCLAPFFASAEAALVPSVVPEDQLVTVNSLNAQIRDVARLIGAALGGVIVASGGIALLSIVDGVTFLLAAALILRIRARLAPRSGERPHVLREWADGLRIATGSTTLRVFLAFTLITGIGEAILGTLLAPFVRDVLGGDARAFGIIMSAQAVGGIGAGLFVTTVGHRFPPRLMFGWGAATFGLLDLVLFLYPLATDALWPAVVIIAVVGVPCAFMVAGAMTAFQLATGDDHRGRVWGATVAVDGLAMLIGTIAAGALAERLGILPVIVVQGVAYTAAGVLVLRKLPRAPETIGECLVTSSPR; from the coding sequence GTGCGGCGACTGTGGACCGTGGTCAGCGGGAACAGCGACCTTCGACTGCTGCTCGGCGCCAACCTGATCTCACTGATCGGGGACTGGATCCTGCGGACGGGGATCGCGTACCAGATCTACGTGCTGACCGGGTCCACCCTCGCGTCGGCGGCCGCGGTCCTGGCGTCACTGGTCCCCCAGCTCCTGCTGGGTTCGGTCGCGGGTGTCTACGTCGACCGGTGGGACCGGCGGCGGACCATGGCCGTGACCAACCTGCTGATGGCCGCGGCACTGCTGCCCCTGCTCGTGGTGCAGGACACCGGCCAGGCCTGGGTCGTCTACTTGGTGATCGCGGTGCAGAGCTGTCTGGCACCGTTCTTCGCGTCAGCCGAGGCGGCGCTGGTGCCCTCGGTCGTGCCCGAGGACCAGCTGGTCACCGTGAACTCGCTCAACGCTCAGATCCGCGACGTCGCCCGCCTGATCGGGGCGGCGCTGGGCGGCGTGATCGTCGCGTCGGGCGGGATCGCCCTGCTGAGCATCGTCGACGGGGTCACGTTCCTGCTGGCCGCGGCCCTGATCCTCCGGATCCGCGCCCGCCTGGCGCCGCGATCGGGCGAGCGTCCGCACGTACTGCGCGAGTGGGCCGACGGGCTGCGGATCGCCACCGGCAGCACCACCCTGCGGGTGTTCCTCGCCTTCACCCTGATCACCGGCATCGGCGAGGCGATCCTCGGGACGCTGCTGGCCCCCTTCGTCCGCGACGTGCTCGGAGGCGACGCCCGGGCGTTCGGGATCATCATGTCCGCCCAGGCCGTCGGAGGCATCGGGGCCGGATTGTTCGTGACGACGGTCGGCCACCGCTTCCCACCGCGGCTGATGTTCGGCTGGGGTGCGGCGACCTTCGGGCTCCTCGACCTCGTGCTGTTCCTCTACCCCCTGGCGACCGACGCTCTGTGGCCCGCCGTGGTGATCATCGCGGTTGTCGGGGTGCCCTGTGCGTTCATGGTCGCGGGGGCGATGACCGCCTTCCAGCTGGCGACCGGCGACGATCACCGAGGCCGGGTCTGGGGTGCCACGGTGGCCGTCGACGGGCTCGCGATGCTGATCGGCACGATCGCCGCGGGCGCGCTGGCCGAACGACTCGGGATCCTGCCGGTGATCGTGGTGCAGGGTGTCGCCTACACCGCGGCCGGGGTGCTGGTCCTGCGGAAGCTGCCGCGGGCACCTGAGACCATCGGCGAGTGCCTCGTGACCTCATCGCCTCGCTGA
- a CDS encoding NUDIX domain-containing protein, with protein MPRDLIASLTPSDDLEARHVADTLAWLESTDDIYRRVKPATPPKHLVSYVVPMDGDAVLLVDHRNAQLWLPPGGHVDPGEDPAVTAARELEEELGVTGAAATPVFLTVTVTVGLDAGHTDVSLWFPADVSRDEPLTVDEGEFAGVRWWTRAEIAAADPARFDPHLGRFLKKTAVS; from the coding sequence GTGCCTCGTGACCTCATCGCCTCGCTGACCCCGTCCGACGACCTGGAGGCCCGGCACGTCGCCGACACCCTGGCCTGGCTGGAGTCCACCGACGACATCTACCGCCGGGTCAAGCCGGCGACGCCGCCAAAACACCTGGTCTCCTACGTCGTGCCGATGGACGGAGACGCCGTCCTGCTGGTGGATCACCGCAACGCCCAGCTGTGGCTGCCACCGGGTGGTCACGTCGATCCCGGCGAGGACCCGGCCGTGACCGCCGCGCGCGAGCTCGAGGAGGAGCTCGGCGTCACGGGTGCGGCGGCGACGCCGGTCTTCCTCACCGTGACCGTGACGGTCGGCCTCGACGCCGGGCACACCGACGTGAGCCTGTGGTTCCCCGCCGACGTCAGCCGCGACGAGCCGCTCACCGTGGACGAGGGCGAGTTCGCCGGCGTGCGCTGGTGGACCCGGGCCGAGATCGCGGCCGCCGATCCCGCCCGCTTCGACCCCCACCTGGGGCGCTTCCTGAAGAAGACCGCCGTCAGTTGA
- a CDS encoding TetR/AcrR family transcriptional regulator C-terminal domain-containing protein — translation MVVLGQCDDPVTEALLGTGAPAQDRGQVSTEDLQLGLSMRRVASDLGVATMSVYRHVPGKDELLILTRPQPAPNGLRFVEWVLDALSGTRLSRHERLYVHIMLVSFVRGVASALEPEAAAVRETGLSAGEWLETQESPVETLTLPHLRELADADTFDLDLDFLVRFGLARLLDGLDLYVDGLG, via the coding sequence GTGGTCGTCCTGGGCCAGTGCGACGATCCGGTCACCGAAGCGCTCCTCGGCACCGGAGCTCCCGCGCAGGATCGCGGCCAGGTCTCCACGGAGGATCTCCAGCTCGGCCTGTCGATGCGGAGGGTGGCGAGCGATCTCGGTGTGGCGACGATGTCGGTCTACCGGCACGTGCCGGGCAAGGACGAGCTACTCATCCTGACCCGGCCGCAGCCCGCGCCGAACGGTCTCCGGTTTGTCGAGTGGGTGCTCGATGCGCTGTCCGGCACCCGGCTGAGCCGGCACGAGCGGCTCTACGTCCACATCATGCTGGTCAGCTTTGTCCGCGGGGTGGCGAGCGCCCTGGAGCCGGAGGCGGCAGCGGTCCGCGAGACCGGGCTGAGCGCCGGGGAGTGGCTGGAGACGCAGGAGTCCCCGGTCGAGACGCTGACGCTGCCGCACCTACGGGAGCTGGCCGACGCCGACACCTTCGACCTGGATCTGGATTTTCTGGTCCGCTTCGGTCTGGCCCGCCTGCTCGACGGGCTGGACCTCTATGTGGACGGGCTCGGCTGA
- a CDS encoding DUF5999 family protein, whose translation MCVHVPPCPGAAQTDHDAARVVATHPEQGWSLLCNGVVTFDDTGELLPDGRAVAPRPGAGVALKSRPRTATGVR comes from the coding sequence TTGTGCGTGCACGTACCGCCCTGTCCCGGGGCGGCCCAGACCGACCACGACGCTGCCCGGGTGGTGGCTACCCATCCTGAGCAGGGGTGGAGCCTTCTCTGCAACGGCGTGGTGACCTTCGACGACACCGGTGAACTGTTGCCGGACGGGCGCGCTGTCGCCCCTCGGCCGGGTGCCGGAGTGGCTCTGAAGAGCCGGCCCAGGACCGCCACCGGCGTCCGGTAA
- a CDS encoding FAD-dependent monooxygenase — protein MEILRGDLAAILRGSSGAEERFGDRIVALAQDDHGVDVTFASGPTERFDVVVGADGVHSGVRALAFGPERDFVRHLGAYGGYFTVPDPGDLDHWFLMHNATGGRVAGIRPGRDGTAVVSLTVTSPPARVGREELTARMAGAGWRVPELLTGLAGATDFFVDSISQVRVERWARGRIVLLGDAGWCGSPLAGQGTSLALVGAYVLAGELAARPDDPEAAFAAYQRELNDHVAAGVRMPPGGVRMFAPRSAAMIAARAWSMRMMTRAPLRSVLARRFGRADRLRLKGYVRSVSGPGIPRS, from the coding sequence CTGGAGATCCTCCGTGGAGACCTGGCCGCGATCCTGCGCGGGAGCTCCGGTGCCGAGGAGCGCTTCGGTGACCGGATCGTCGCACTGGCCCAGGACGACCACGGCGTGGACGTGACCTTCGCGAGCGGCCCCACGGAACGCTTCGACGTGGTGGTCGGGGCCGACGGGGTGCACTCCGGTGTGCGGGCGCTGGCGTTCGGGCCGGAGCGGGACTTCGTCCGGCACCTGGGGGCGTACGGCGGCTACTTCACCGTGCCCGACCCCGGCGACCTGGACCACTGGTTCCTGATGCACAACGCCACCGGCGGGCGGGTGGCAGGGATCCGGCCCGGCCGGGACGGCACCGCGGTCGTGTCGCTGACGGTCACCTCGCCGCCCGCCCGGGTCGGCCGGGAGGAGCTCACCGCGAGGATGGCAGGGGCCGGCTGGCGGGTGCCCGAGCTGCTGACCGGTCTGGCCGGTGCGACCGACTTCTTCGTCGACTCGATCAGCCAGGTCCGCGTCGAGCGGTGGGCGCGCGGCCGGATCGTCCTGCTGGGCGATGCCGGCTGGTGCGGGTCGCCGCTGGCCGGGCAGGGGACCAGTCTTGCTCTTGTCGGTGCGTACGTGCTGGCCGGCGAACTGGCCGCGCGGCCGGACGACCCGGAGGCGGCGTTCGCGGCGTACCAGCGGGAGCTGAACGACCATGTGGCCGCAGGGGTCCGGATGCCGCCGGGCGGGGTGCGGATGTTCGCGCCGCGGTCCGCGGCGATGATCGCGGCCCGGGCCTGGTCGATGCGGATGATGACGCGGGCGCCGTTGCGCTCCGTCCTGGCCCGCCGGTTCGGCCGGGCGGACCGGCTCCGGCTGAAGGGCTACGTTAGGTCCGTTTCCGGTCCGGGTATTCCCCGGTCATGA
- a CDS encoding helix-turn-helix domain-containing protein — protein sequence MSLESNPARRVVTDPLALRALAHPLRLKLWGLVGREGQLTAADAARQLGVSQALASHHLRQLAKYGYVERGSAGDNRERPWQITATSNDFVGDNSQEGQESAELLDRYVAEQAVVQLADWQQRRADEDPEWSEHSGVAQSLLYLTVEEFAELTRAWHALTSELAARRPLGDASKRGPGVKPVNFTLVAAPLRPTDSGG from the coding sequence ATGTCTTTGGAGTCTAATCCGGCGCGGCGGGTCGTCACCGATCCGCTGGCACTGCGCGCCCTCGCCCATCCGCTCCGGTTGAAGCTGTGGGGCCTGGTCGGGCGGGAGGGGCAGCTCACCGCGGCTGACGCCGCCCGCCAGCTCGGCGTCAGCCAGGCACTCGCCTCCCACCACCTGCGGCAGCTCGCCAAGTACGGCTACGTCGAGCGCGGCAGCGCCGGCGACAACCGCGAACGGCCGTGGCAGATCACCGCGACGTCGAACGACTTCGTGGGTGACAACTCCCAGGAGGGCCAGGAGTCCGCCGAACTGCTCGACCGGTACGTGGCCGAGCAGGCGGTGGTGCAGCTCGCCGACTGGCAGCAGCGTCGCGCCGACGAGGATCCGGAGTGGTCCGAGCACTCCGGGGTGGCGCAGAGCCTGCTCTACCTGACGGTCGAGGAGTTCGCCGAGCTCACCCGGGCCTGGCACGCCCTCACCTCGGAGCTGGCCGCCCGGCGTCCGCTCGGCGACGCGTCCAAGCGGGGCCCCGGGGTCAAGCCCGTCAACTTCACCCTGGTCGCTGCGCCCCTGCGGCCCACGGACTCGGGCGGCTGA
- a CDS encoding TspO/MBR family protein, which yields MTSHVLPRSRSSWWGLIPFAVAVAVAALIGGLGVAGTASEYQSLEQPSWAPPSWLFGPVWTTLYAMIAVAGWLVWRRTGWTTALNVYAVQLVLNAVWTPIFFGFGRYGLALVDIVVLWLLIGVTIYLFRPISRPAAWLLVPYWAWVTFATALNAAIWHLN from the coding sequence ATGACCAGTCACGTACTGCCTCGGAGCCGCTCGTCCTGGTGGGGTCTGATCCCGTTCGCCGTTGCTGTCGCGGTGGCCGCCCTGATCGGCGGGCTCGGAGTCGCGGGTACGGCATCGGAGTACCAGAGCCTGGAGCAGCCGTCCTGGGCGCCGCCGTCGTGGCTGTTCGGACCCGTCTGGACCACCCTGTACGCGATGATCGCCGTCGCCGGCTGGCTGGTCTGGCGGCGTACCGGCTGGACCACCGCCCTGAACGTCTACGCCGTGCAGCTCGTCCTGAACGCCGTGTGGACGCCGATCTTCTTCGGCTTCGGGCGGTACGGGCTGGCACTCGTCGACATCGTGGTGCTGTGGTTGCTGATCGGCGTGACGATCTACCTCTTCCGCCCGATCTCACGCCCGGCGGCCTGGCTGCTCGTGCCGTACTGGGCGTGGGTCACCTTCGCCACAGCCCTGAACGCTGCCATCTGGCACCTCAACTGA
- a CDS encoding N-acetylmuramoyl-L-alanine amidase has translation MATVLGTAVALSGAVAVLASEGDAAAGEPIAPAAPTLQTLDLAPVAGSSPTGRSFSAPGSLRAESAAGARVVPQRTTGRFALVGATWADPRVVLDGTVEIRTRRAADGAWTGWQALESDEASPAEPGSRDADDARGSTDPLWVGESDGVEARMAADAGRTRPLPPGLRLDLINPGTPGPLTTPAAYAAPARAPRVATPPRPTPELVSRAGWGANEAIVKGTPEYTTDVQVVFVHHTAGTNSYRCSDSAAIIRSIEAYHVKSNHWDDIGYNFLVDKCGTLFEGRKGGVTRPVLGAHTLGFNARSSAIAVLGNYSGRAVPAAVKRVIAQVAAYKLGAYGNTPAGRVGLISSGSDRYAKGSRAMLNRISGHRDTGQTECPGTTLYAQLGSIRSIASAGPADFTLAKVNGATKVGDTLYTRGTLRPFWRTTTPSSLLNRFDVLVDGELTASAPSAHRNELLRLAEGRHILRLRAVALNGRMANLSVPVVVDKTLPEFTSGPSVLLRTGSLNGIVPVRLRWAAADAGGLSGVSLTSPVTATFGAATTAWAGSVPPSTDTTYALKATDRAGNVRSTAVTRTPVVASEALADRSGTWSTLSGDAYLGGEALRSTAANSSLSWSFTGRSASLAVSRTAVSGRVQIFVDGEPAGMIDLRSPQTLNKRAVWTRSWNDSDRHTVKIEVEGTAGRPGIIADGLVYLR, from the coding sequence CCTGCAGACACTCGACCTGGCCCCGGTGGCCGGATCGTCGCCGACCGGCCGGTCGTTCTCGGCACCCGGCAGCCTGCGGGCCGAGTCGGCCGCGGGCGCCCGGGTGGTGCCACAGCGCACCACCGGGCGGTTCGCCCTCGTCGGCGCCACCTGGGCCGATCCGCGCGTGGTGCTCGACGGCACGGTCGAGATCCGGACCCGGCGGGCCGCCGACGGCGCCTGGACCGGCTGGCAGGCGCTGGAGTCCGACGAGGCCTCCCCCGCCGAGCCCGGCTCCCGCGACGCGGACGACGCCCGCGGCAGCACCGACCCGCTGTGGGTGGGCGAGTCCGACGGTGTCGAGGCCCGGATGGCGGCCGACGCGGGCCGCACCCGGCCGCTGCCCCCCGGCCTGCGCCTGGACCTGATCAACCCGGGTACGCCCGGACCGCTGACCACCCCGGCGGCGTACGCGGCACCGGCCCGGGCACCGCGGGTCGCCACACCGCCGCGGCCCACCCCCGAGCTGGTCAGCCGGGCGGGCTGGGGTGCGAACGAGGCGATCGTCAAGGGCACCCCGGAGTACACGACCGACGTGCAGGTCGTCTTCGTGCACCACACCGCCGGCACCAACAGTTACCGCTGCTCCGACTCGGCCGCGATCATCCGCAGCATCGAGGCGTACCACGTGAAGAGCAACCACTGGGACGACATCGGGTACAACTTCCTGGTCGACAAGTGCGGCACGCTCTTCGAGGGGCGCAAGGGCGGCGTGACGCGGCCGGTGCTCGGCGCGCACACGCTGGGCTTCAACGCGCGCAGCAGCGCGATCGCGGTGCTCGGCAACTACTCCGGGCGTGCGGTCCCGGCGGCCGTCAAGCGGGTGATCGCGCAGGTCGCGGCGTACAAGCTCGGTGCGTACGGGAACACCCCGGCCGGCCGGGTCGGGCTGATCTCGAGCGGCAGTGACCGGTACGCCAAGGGCAGCCGCGCGATGTTGAACCGGATCTCCGGCCACCGCGACACGGGCCAGACCGAGTGCCCCGGCACCACCCTGTACGCCCAGCTCGGCTCGATCCGCAGCATCGCGTCGGCGGGCCCGGCGGACTTCACGCTGGCCAAGGTGAACGGCGCGACCAAGGTCGGTGACACCCTCTACACGCGGGGCACCCTCCGGCCGTTCTGGCGGACGACGACACCGAGTTCGCTGCTCAACCGCTTCGACGTCCTCGTCGACGGCGAACTGACGGCCTCGGCGCCCAGCGCGCACCGCAACGAGCTGCTGCGACTTGCCGAGGGACGGCACATCCTGCGCCTGCGCGCGGTTGCGCTGAACGGGCGGATGGCCAACCTGAGCGTGCCGGTGGTCGTGGACAAGACGCTGCCGGAGTTCACCAGCGGGCCCAGTGTGCTGCTGCGGACCGGCTCCCTGAACGGCATCGTGCCCGTGCGGCTGCGCTGGGCCGCGGCCGACGCCGGCGGGCTCAGCGGTGTGTCGCTGACCAGCCCGGTGACCGCGACCTTCGGCGCCGCGACCACGGCGTGGGCCGGTTCGGTCCCGCCCAGCACCGACACGACGTACGCGCTGAAGGCCACCGACCGGGCGGGGAACGTGCGATCGACTGCTGTCACGCGTACCCCGGTGGTCGCCTCGGAGGCCCTGGCCGACCGGAGCGGGACCTGGAGCACGCTGAGCGGCGACGCCTACCTGGGCGGCGAAGCGTTGCGGAGCACGGCCGCGAACTCGTCGCTGAGCTGGTCCTTCACCGGCCGATCGGCGTCGCTGGCGGTGAGCCGCACGGCGGTCTCGGGCCGGGTGCAGATCTTCGTGGACGGCGAGCCGGCCGGGATGATCGATCTGCGCTCGCCGCAGACGCTGAACAAGCGCGCGGTCTGGACCCGCTCGTGGAACGACAGCGACCGGCACACCGTGAAGATCGAGGTCGAGGGCACCGCGGGCCGGCCCGGCATCATCGCCGACGGCCTGGTCTACCTGCGGTAA